Proteins from a single region of Nitrospira sp. CR1.1:
- a CDS encoding transposase: protein MFPRRTAASTLVFLDPVIEEMPFPVQRVQTDRGREFFAMAAQQWLMDHCIKFRPNRPASPHLNGKVERSQKTNREEFWAVTDPRTPDVELRLAEWQHHYNWARPHGSLNEHKPIETFCAKQEATSVWDEVESKYDPTGERFQVIHYQTDLALRRHIEARF, encoded by the coding sequence GTGTTCCCTCGACGCACTGCGGCCAGCACGCTGGTCTTCTTGGACCCTGTCATCGAAGAAATGCCGTTTCCTGTGCAGCGGGTCCAAACGGATCGCGGTCGCGAATTCTTCGCGATGGCCGCTCAGCAGTGGCTCATGGACCACTGCATCAAATTCCGCCCCAATCGACCGGCCTCTCCGCATTTGAATGGCAAAGTCGAACGCTCGCAGAAAACCAACCGCGAAGAATTCTGGGCTGTGACTGATCCGCGAACACCTGACGTGGAATTGCGGTTGGCCGAGTGGCAACACCACTACAACTGGGCTCGGCCTCATGGCTCGTTGAACGAGCACAAACCAATCGAAACGTTCTGTGCCAAGCAGGAAGCCACGTCGGTTTGGGATGAGGTCGAATCCAAGTATGACCCGACTGGTGAGCGATTCCAGGTGATTCACTACCAAACAGACTTAGCACTCAGGCGCCATATCGAAGCGAGATTTTAG
- a CDS encoding prepilin-type N-terminal cleavage/methylation domain-containing protein, whose product MRSMVRDTPRHGNRGFTLVELMMVVTIVGILATLAIPSFQRSVIKAREGTLKYDLATMRDVLDQYRADKGTYPPALGELVQVGYLKRIPVDPFTHSDQTWQVMADEGESGGIADIHSGSPLVGPEGTPYNTW is encoded by the coding sequence ATGAGGTCAATGGTGAGAGACACACCCCGACATGGCAACCGAGGCTTCACCCTCGTCGAACTGATGATGGTTGTGACGATTGTGGGAATTCTCGCGACGTTGGCGATTCCCTCATTTCAACGCTCGGTCATCAAGGCCCGTGAGGGGACGCTCAAGTATGACCTGGCCACTATGCGTGACGTGCTGGACCAGTATCGGGCGGACAAGGGAACCTATCCCCCAGCGCTGGGCGAGTTAGTGCAGGTGGGCTATCTCAAGCGGATTCCCGTCGATCCGTTTACCCACTCGGACCAAACCTGGCAGGTGATGGCCGATGAAGGAGAGAGCGGCGGCATTGCCGATATCCACAGTGGCAGTCCGCTCGTCGGACCAGAGGGCACTCCCTATAACACATGGTAG
- a CDS encoding LysM peptidoglycan-binding domain-containing protein, with translation MKERAAALPISTVAVRSSDQRALPITHGRCMDRRSRIRTVAVTLMASGVMLVGCASQRQDRLASTDTREQVLAVAREREAELSMLRAEMAATRIAAAKKEAELVELRALVAQLRQENTDSHQRLLEIRQAVEVRQTEMNTLKAERDQLLVTKHDQSLTALKEGLMVLTKQLDDVRQDIGQKAARTSGKALRPPVERTTASSPPVVTPSPVQVRPSHVYEGPSSTSAVSLVAIHAAQTPSDVLRIRVQPGESLSGLARRYRTTVTAIAQLNQLHTDVIAVGQGLLISSPSSSPSDRER, from the coding sequence ATGAAGGAGAGAGCGGCGGCATTGCCGATATCCACAGTGGCAGTCCGCTCGTCGGACCAGAGGGCACTCCCTATAACACATGGTAGGTGTATGGACCGTCGTTCCCGAATCCGTACAGTCGCCGTTACGCTGATGGCCAGTGGTGTGATGCTGGTGGGGTGTGCAAGCCAGCGTCAGGATCGTCTTGCTTCCACTGACACACGGGAGCAGGTCCTGGCGGTGGCACGGGAGCGCGAAGCGGAGCTCTCGATGCTCCGGGCCGAGATGGCTGCGACCCGGATCGCCGCCGCGAAGAAAGAGGCCGAATTGGTTGAGCTGCGGGCGCTGGTCGCTCAACTCCGGCAAGAGAACACGGACAGCCACCAGCGATTGCTGGAAATCCGACAGGCCGTCGAGGTGCGTCAGACCGAGATGAATACCCTGAAGGCGGAGCGAGACCAATTGTTGGTCACGAAGCATGATCAGTCACTCACAGCTCTCAAGGAGGGGCTGATGGTGCTCACCAAACAACTCGACGACGTACGGCAGGACATCGGCCAGAAGGCTGCACGCACATCGGGGAAAGCACTTCGGCCGCCGGTGGAACGCACCACCGCATCGTCGCCACCAGTGGTGACGCCATCACCCGTCCAGGTGCGCCCCTCACACGTATACGAAGGTCCCTCTTCCACATCAGCCGTCTCGCTGGTGGCCATCCATGCCGCGCAGACCCCTTCGGACGTGCTTCGGATTCGCGTGCAACCAGGGGAGTCCTTGTCAGGTCTCGCGCGCCGCTACCGCACCACGGTGACGGCGATTGCGCAGCTCAATCAGTTGCACACCGATGTGATTGCCGTAGGCCAGGGGCTACTAATATCGTCCCCTAGTTCTTCACCGAGTGACCGGGAGCGTTAA
- a CDS encoding pilus assembly protein PilB: protein MPTLVRQATLLDVLVRRGVLTAAQADEASAQVSGPERQLHASLVADGLLTDAELAQALAEQCGVPYHSLHEFRVDFESFPSIPVDVMRQFECVPIGEEEGAFLLALADPTDLPRLDQLERALGRSCRIHVAPRSAIAESLRESTRNSQVVAKIKDEFRPLLVRENDEGEEVLSVEKVQRDLSPIVQLVDTIILNALQKRASDIHLEPADGVTEIKYRIDGVLYLAMEPLDLRFHNPLVSRIKVMSDLDIAERRVPQDGRFKLRLEKRTIDFRISVIPSAFGESVVIRILAKEEFAAKRNGLHLDSLGLKKDDLDRFRRAITASYGMVLVTGPTGSGKTTTLYAALNEVNTKEDKIITIEDPVEYQLAGVVQIPVNEKKGLTFAKGLRSILRHDPDKIMVGEIRDAETAQIAIQSALTGHLVFSTVHANNAFDVIGRFVNMGIEPYNFVSSLNCIMAQRLVRTICESCKAPHTVSQAQCEQLGFDYELFKDRPVYEGKGCLDCHGLGYRGRHAITEFLPLTDRIRELMLDRRPPSEIRRAAVEQGMTDLRQAGVEKVRRGETTMREVNRMTFLG from the coding sequence ATGCCGACACTGGTTCGACAGGCGACCCTGCTGGATGTCTTGGTTCGACGAGGTGTGCTGACAGCCGCCCAGGCTGATGAGGCGTCAGCTCAGGTGTCAGGCCCAGAACGGCAACTGCATGCGTCCTTAGTGGCTGATGGGCTTCTCACCGACGCGGAATTGGCTCAGGCGTTGGCCGAGCAGTGCGGAGTGCCCTACCACTCGCTTCACGAGTTCCGGGTGGACTTCGAATCGTTCCCCTCAATACCAGTCGACGTCATGCGGCAGTTCGAATGCGTACCCATTGGAGAGGAGGAGGGAGCATTCCTGTTGGCGCTGGCGGACCCCACTGATTTGCCGCGGCTTGATCAACTGGAACGAGCGCTTGGGCGGAGTTGTCGAATCCATGTGGCACCGCGTTCTGCCATCGCTGAGTCGCTTCGTGAGAGTACGCGGAATAGCCAGGTGGTTGCCAAAATTAAGGATGAATTCCGTCCGCTGTTGGTGCGTGAGAACGATGAAGGCGAAGAAGTCCTCTCCGTGGAGAAGGTGCAACGGGATCTGAGTCCGATTGTCCAACTGGTCGATACGATCATCCTCAACGCGCTGCAGAAACGAGCCAGTGATATCCATCTCGAGCCGGCAGATGGCGTCACGGAGATTAAGTATCGCATCGACGGCGTGTTGTACCTGGCCATGGAACCTTTGGATCTGCGCTTCCACAATCCGCTCGTCTCGCGCATCAAAGTCATGTCGGATCTCGACATTGCGGAGCGTCGGGTCCCACAAGATGGGCGGTTCAAGCTCCGCCTCGAGAAGCGCACCATCGATTTTCGTATCTCCGTCATCCCCAGCGCCTTCGGGGAATCGGTCGTTATTCGTATTCTCGCCAAGGAAGAATTTGCCGCGAAACGGAACGGCCTGCACCTCGACTCGCTGGGGCTGAAGAAAGACGATTTGGACCGGTTCCGCCGCGCCATCACGGCGTCCTATGGCATGGTGCTGGTCACCGGGCCGACGGGAAGCGGGAAGACGACGACGCTCTATGCCGCCCTGAACGAAGTGAACACGAAAGAGGACAAGATCATTACGATTGAAGATCCCGTCGAATATCAGCTGGCGGGCGTCGTGCAAATTCCCGTGAACGAGAAGAAGGGGCTCACCTTCGCAAAGGGATTGCGGTCGATTCTTCGTCACGACCCCGACAAGATCATGGTGGGGGAAATTCGTGATGCCGAGACGGCCCAGATTGCGATCCAATCGGCCCTGACCGGACACTTAGTCTTCTCAACCGTGCACGCCAACAATGCCTTTGATGTGATCGGCCGGTTCGTGAACATGGGGATCGAGCCCTATAACTTCGTCTCGTCTCTGAACTGCATCATGGCCCAACGGCTGGTCCGCACCATCTGTGAATCCTGTAAGGCCCCGCACACCGTGTCTCAAGCTCAGTGTGAACAACTGGGGTTTGATTACGAGCTCTTCAAGGACCGTCCCGTGTATGAAGGCAAAGGGTGCCTGGACTGTCATGGATTGGGGTATCGCGGGCGCCATGCCATTACAGAGTTTCTGCCGCTCACCGATCGGATTCGGGAGTTGATGTTAGATCGGCGGCCGCCGTCTGAGATCAGGCGCGCGGCGGTCGAACAGGGGATGACCGATTTGCGTCAAGCCGGCGTGGAGAAGGTACGACGAGGGGAGACCACCATGCGCGAAGTCAATCGGATGACATTTTTGGGATAG
- the pilO gene encoding type 4a pilus biogenesis protein PilO, translated as MANLLRHRQLPVCSRSLLLSCVPLMSVTVLACVIAATNYFYKLSPAQEHLAQAEAAYQTTLRAQAALQATRKTQEEMRTIKLKLDEVWRGLPTETEFASLALAISELGRSERVTIPGMQYAVERSPADGMPVKASISFSVTGDYAAVYRFIHRLESADSYVVIESLNASRTAKSDKGSSSSVVFHVTVATFLRPNPPTGSLS; from the coding sequence ATGGCGAATCTGCTCAGACATAGACAGTTGCCAGTATGTAGCCGGTCGCTGCTCTTATCATGCGTACCGCTCATGAGTGTCACGGTATTGGCTTGTGTAATTGCCGCGACGAACTATTTTTACAAATTGAGTCCTGCGCAGGAACATCTTGCTCAGGCCGAAGCGGCCTATCAGACCACCTTGCGGGCGCAGGCCGCACTGCAGGCCACACGCAAGACACAGGAGGAGATGCGAACGATCAAGCTGAAACTCGACGAGGTCTGGCGGGGTCTTCCGACCGAGACGGAGTTTGCCTCACTGGCGCTCGCCATTTCTGAACTGGGACGCAGCGAGCGAGTGACCATTCCCGGAATGCAATATGCGGTCGAGCGATCGCCCGCCGATGGCATGCCAGTGAAGGCGTCGATCTCGTTTTCCGTGACCGGCGACTATGCGGCGGTCTATCGGTTCATCCACCGATTGGAATCCGCTGATTCCTATGTGGTCATCGAGAGTCTCAACGCGAGCCGAACCGCGAAAAGTGACAAGGGGAGTTCGTCTTCCGTGGTCTTTCATGTCACGGTCGCGACGTTCTTGCGGCCAAATCCACCGACGGGGAGTCTGTCATGA